A stretch of Sphingomonas sp. G-3-2-10 DNA encodes these proteins:
- a CDS encoding NAD-glutamate dehydrogenase domain-containing protein encodes MPKITSALKQAFEARLLEGALPGELEGFGEGDRTEAASFVADAAAQRAPATAKIALETYEDEGRRMRLAVINDDMPFLVDSISGALAAHDIAILRVLHPVIKVTRDARGELTEIGEGKPESMVYVELERADARTRRAVTAELERTLEQVRAAVEDWRALQSAMGADAAHVPTPEGEALLRWFQGGAMTLLAHEKWRVDGTTTEELGIIRYSQTAPILAQGSRDAAVRWFKEGGEAPLLLKSNCISTVHRRVPLDIVVLPILTGAEVTGLSIHAGLWTSAALFSLPEEVPLLRARLKALEAKFGFNPKGHTGKAMAHALTALPHDLTTAFDPAALETLVLTSMSVADRPRAKLVLVPSPLKRHLFAFVWLPRDDVSTGRRTAIGDMLAQAANARMINWSIALEDGVVALLRYTLDLRDGGVIPETAALDDRLKRMVRGWVPAVEAALADQGDTGSTRLALRYAASFPPAYRAAGTAEEAARDIVRIAALKTAADRSVRICPVTDKAGEYRIKLYAQGGALALSDAVPVFENFGFRVIEEIPTELTGDSGTFIHDFEVALATPAPVLASDPELVENAIAAVLEGTAENDAFNRLIVETGMKPASVVLFRAWFRYLRQTGMNYGMVTVVDALRRAPAVAAALIERFAAAHDPARAGKDDAAIAAASASIDTGLDNVSAIDDDRILRAIRGVILATLRTNAYAPAAKEALAFKFDSSLVPGLPRPLPWREIWVYSPRVEGIHLRAGPVARGGLRWSDRRDDFRSEILDLMKAQRVKNAVIVPTGAKGGFYPKQLPSPAIDRDAWFAEGTESYRIFIRTLLSITDNIVKGKVVHPQGVAILDGDDPYFVVAADKGTATFSDVANAIAVDKGFWLGDAFASGGSHGYDHKAMGITAKGGWVSVQRHFLEMGVDVQSEPVRVAGCGDMSGDVFGNGMLLSKAIKLVAAYDHRHIFLDPDPDPAKSWDERSRMFALPRSSWADYNPSLISKGGGVYARTEKSIKLTPQVQEMLGVSIDEIDPTSLINLILKAQVDLLWFGGIGTYIKAAAESHLDARDPGNDRLRVNAEEVRARVIGEGANLGVTQAARIAFASHGGRINTDFIDNSAGVDCSDNEVNIKIALNREVIEGRLEFDDRNTLLASMTDDVAHLVLEDNRLQTLALSFMENDGAVSLPSYVRVIEILEAAGRLDRVVEGLGTNDDLLRRAQEGRGLTRPELAILLASCKLALQDAIENGNLGQDAALVSDLHAAFPAAMQKTFAKAIDEHRLRPEIVATKLANRVVNRLGVLHPFELGEEEGASMRDIAAMFVVAERLLGLPAIWQAIETAKISEGARIALLDEVAVAVRGQIADLLRVCRPGASPADVIARLKPGIDSLDKQTKALLLDEVKAQSSRISARLEAAGAPSDLVAKVVRLFELDGAIGLADLGERRKIDETVLTRAFTQLGQALGLDWAQSTAARITTGDPWERLLIAGLARDFQQLRLEFLSRVKDRDPQAAVEAWLAENQARVGQFAALIARARQAPTPNAAMLAQIAGQARVLLGRE; translated from the coding sequence ATGCCGAAGATCACCAGCGCGCTGAAACAAGCGTTCGAAGCCCGGCTGCTCGAAGGAGCATTGCCGGGCGAACTCGAGGGATTTGGAGAGGGAGATCGCACCGAAGCGGCCAGCTTCGTTGCCGATGCCGCCGCCCAGCGCGCGCCCGCCACCGCGAAGATCGCGCTGGAGACCTATGAGGACGAAGGCCGCCGGATGCGGCTGGCGGTCATCAACGACGATATGCCGTTCCTGGTGGATTCCATCTCGGGCGCGCTCGCCGCGCATGACATCGCGATCCTCCGCGTCCTCCACCCGGTCATCAAGGTTACCCGCGACGCCAGGGGCGAACTGACCGAGATTGGCGAGGGTAAGCCCGAGTCGATGGTCTATGTCGAACTCGAACGCGCCGATGCGAGAACGCGCCGCGCCGTCACCGCCGAACTGGAACGGACGCTCGAACAGGTCCGCGCCGCGGTCGAGGACTGGCGCGCGCTGCAATCGGCGATGGGCGCCGATGCCGCGCATGTGCCCACGCCCGAAGGCGAGGCGCTGCTGCGCTGGTTCCAGGGTGGTGCGATGACGCTGCTGGCGCACGAAAAGTGGCGCGTGGACGGCACGACCACCGAGGAACTCGGCATCATCCGCTATTCGCAGACCGCGCCGATCCTGGCGCAGGGGTCGCGCGACGCAGCCGTGCGCTGGTTCAAGGAAGGCGGCGAAGCCCCTCTCCTGCTCAAGTCCAACTGCATCTCCACCGTGCATCGCCGCGTGCCGCTCGACATCGTGGTGCTGCCGATCCTGACCGGCGCCGAAGTCACCGGCCTGTCGATCCATGCGGGTCTGTGGACCAGCGCCGCTTTGTTCTCGCTGCCCGAGGAAGTGCCGCTGCTGCGCGCGCGCCTCAAGGCGCTGGAAGCCAAGTTCGGCTTCAATCCGAAGGGTCATACCGGCAAGGCGATGGCGCATGCGCTGACCGCGCTGCCGCACGACCTGACCACCGCCTTCGATCCCGCCGCGCTCGAAACGCTGGTGCTGACCTCGATGTCGGTCGCCGACCGGCCCCGCGCGAAGCTGGTGCTGGTCCCCAGCCCGCTCAAGCGCCATCTGTTCGCCTTCGTCTGGCTGCCCCGCGACGACGTGTCGACCGGCCGCCGCACCGCGATCGGCGACATGCTGGCCCAAGCTGCCAATGCGCGCATGATCAACTGGTCGATCGCGCTGGAAGATGGCGTCGTCGCGCTGCTGCGCTACACGCTCGATCTGCGCGATGGCGGCGTGATCCCCGAAACCGCCGCGCTCGACGATCGCCTCAAGAGGATGGTGCGCGGCTGGGTGCCTGCAGTCGAAGCCGCGCTCGCCGATCAGGGCGACACCGGCTCGACCCGGCTCGCGCTGCGCTATGCCGCCTCCTTCCCCCCGGCCTATCGCGCCGCCGGTACCGCCGAGGAAGCCGCGCGCGACATCGTCCGCATCGCGGCGCTGAAGACGGCCGCCGATCGCTCGGTCCGCATCTGCCCGGTGACGGACAAGGCCGGCGAATATCGCATCAAGCTCTATGCCCAGGGCGGCGCGCTGGCGCTGTCGGACGCGGTGCCGGTGTTCGAGAATTTCGGCTTCCGCGTGATCGAGGAGATCCCGACCGAGCTGACCGGCGACAGCGGCACCTTCATTCATGATTTCGAAGTCGCCCTCGCCACCCCCGCACCGGTGCTGGCCAGCGATCCCGAGCTGGTCGAGAACGCCATCGCCGCGGTGCTCGAAGGCACGGCGGAAAATGACGCGTTCAACCGCCTGATCGTCGAAACCGGCATGAAGCCGGCATCGGTCGTGCTGTTCCGCGCCTGGTTCCGCTATCTGCGTCAGACCGGCATGAACTACGGCATGGTCACCGTGGTCGATGCGCTGCGCCGCGCGCCCGCCGTCGCCGCCGCGCTGATCGAGCGGTTCGCCGCCGCGCACGACCCGGCCCGCGCGGGCAAGGACGACGCGGCGATCGCAGCCGCATCCGCGTCGATCGATACCGGCCTCGACAATGTCTCGGCGATCGACGACGACCGCATCCTGCGCGCGATCCGCGGCGTGATCCTCGCGACCCTGCGCACCAATGCCTATGCGCCGGCTGCCAAGGAAGCGCTGGCGTTCAAGTTCGACAGTTCGCTGGTCCCGGGCCTTCCCCGTCCGCTGCCGTGGCGCGAGATCTGGGTGTACAGCCCGCGCGTCGAGGGCATCCATCTGCGCGCCGGCCCGGTCGCGCGCGGCGGCCTGCGCTGGTCCGATCGTCGCGACGATTTCCGCAGCGAGATCCTCGATCTGATGAAGGCGCAGCGCGTGAAGAACGCTGTGATCGTGCCGACCGGCGCCAAGGGCGGCTTCTATCCCAAGCAGCTCCCCTCGCCCGCGATCGACCGCGACGCATGGTTCGCCGAAGGTACCGAGAGCTATCGCATCTTCATCCGCACCCTGCTGTCGATCACCGACAATATCGTGAAGGGCAAGGTGGTCCATCCGCAGGGCGTGGCGATCCTCGACGGCGACGATCCCTATTTCGTCGTCGCCGCCGACAAGGGCACCGCGACCTTCTCCGACGTCGCCAACGCGATCGCCGTGGACAAGGGCTTCTGGCTGGGCGACGCCTTCGCCTCTGGCGGCAGCCACGGCTATGACCACAAGGCGATGGGCATCACCGCCAAGGGCGGCTGGGTCTCGGTCCAGCGCCACTTCCTCGAAATGGGCGTGGACGTTCAGTCCGAGCCGGTGCGCGTCGCGGGCTGCGGCGACATGTCGGGCGACGTGTTCGGCAACGGGATGCTGCTGTCGAAGGCGATCAAGCTGGTCGCTGCCTACGACCATCGCCACATCTTCCTCGATCCCGATCCCGATCCGGCCAAGAGCTGGGACGAGCGCAGCCGCATGTTCGCGCTGCCGCGTTCGAGCTGGGCCGACTATAATCCGTCGCTGATCTCGAAAGGCGGCGGCGTCTATGCCCGCACCGAGAAGAGCATCAAGCTCACCCCGCAGGTTCAGGAGATGCTGGGTGTTTCGATCGACGAGATCGACCCGACCAGCCTGATCAACCTGATCCTCAAGGCGCAGGTCGATCTGCTGTGGTTCGGCGGCATCGGCACCTATATCAAGGCGGCGGCGGAGAGCCATCTGGACGCCCGCGATCCGGGCAACGACCGTCTGCGCGTCAATGCCGAGGAAGTCCGGGCGCGGGTGATCGGCGAAGGCGCCAATCTGGGCGTCACCCAGGCTGCGCGCATCGCCTTTGCCTCGCATGGCGGGCGGATCAACACCGACTTCATCGACAATTCGGCCGGCGTCGATTGCTCGGATAACGAGGTCAACATCAAGATCGCGCTGAACCGCGAAGTGATCGAAGGCCGTCTCGAATTCGACGATCGCAACACGCTGCTCGCGTCGATGACCGACGATGTCGCGCATCTGGTGCTGGAGGATAACCGCCTCCAGACGCTGGCGCTCTCCTTCATGGAGAATGACGGCGCAGTCTCGCTGCCCAGCTATGTCCGCGTGATCGAGATCCTCGAAGCCGCGGGCCGCCTGGACCGCGTGGTCGAGGGCCTCGGCACCAACGACGATCTGCTCCGCCGCGCGCAGGAAGGCCGTGGCCTCACCCGGCCCGAGCTCGCCATCCTGCTGGCCAGCTGCAAGCTCGCGCTGCAGGACGCGATCGAGAACGGCAATCTCGGCCAGGACGCCGCGCTGGTCAGCGATCTTCACGCCGCCTTCCCCGCCGCGATGCAGAAGACGTTCGCCAAGGCGATCGACGAACATCGCCTGCGTCCGGAAATCGTCGCGACCAAGCTGGCCAACCGCGTGGTGAACCGGTTGGGCGTGCTCCACCCGTTCGAACTGGGTGAGGAAGAAGGCGCCTCGATGCGCGACATCGCCGCGATGTTCGTCGTCGCCGAACGCCTGCTGGGCCTGCCCGCCATCTGGCAGGCGATCGAAACCGCGAAGATCAGCGAAGGCGCGCGTATCGCGCTGCTCGACGAAGTCGCGGTCGCGGTGCGCGGCCAGATCGCCGATCTGCTCCGCGTCTGCCGCCCCGGCGCCAGCCCGGCCGATGTCATCGCCCGGCTCAAGCCCGGCATCGACAGCCTCGACAAGCAGACCAAGGCGCTGCTGCTCGACGAAGTGAAGGCGCAGTCCAGCCGCATCTCGGCCCGGCTCGAAGCCGCTGGCGCGCCGAGCGATCTGGTGGCGAAGGTCGTTCGTCTGTTCGAGCTCGATGGCGCGATCGGCCTTGCCGATCTGGGCGAGCGGCGGAAGATCGACGAAACCGTCCTCACCCGCGCGTTCACGCAGCTCGGTCAGGCGCTCGGCCTCGACTGGGCACAGTCGACCGCCGCGCGGATCACGACCGGCGATCCGTGGGAACGCCTGCTGATCGCCGGCCTCGCCCGCGATTTCCAGCAGCTCCGCCTCGAATTCCTGTCCCGCGTGAAGGACAGGGATCCGCAGGCCGCGGTCGAGGCATGGCTGGCGGAGAACCAGGCCCGTGTCGGCCAGTTCGCCGCCCTCATCGCCCGCGCGCGTCAGGCGCCGACGCCCAACGCCGCGATGCTGGCGCAGATCGCGGGTCAGGCCCGCGTCCTGCTCGGCCGCGAATAA